A DNA window from Ostrea edulis chromosome 5, xbOstEdul1.1, whole genome shotgun sequence contains the following coding sequences:
- the LOC125649382 gene encoding L-serine dehydratase/L-threonine deaminase-like encodes MDVTTVKHLHIVTPTIHSTPLSKLAGFQVFLKLENLQVPGSFKIRGIGNLCQKAAEKGCKKIVCASGGNGGLAAAYAARCLHIPSTIVLPTTTPEFVAEKLRDQEATVVVHGSVWDEANQHALKLTNDPDCVYVHPFDHPDVWEGHETMIVEAQEQLPSPPDVVVASVGGGGLLCGVIQGMQKVGWGHIPVVAMETVGADCLNVSLREDKITTIPAITSIAKCLGALTPCTQVFSLCKKYKVISQLCTDKQAVEACLKYADDHRQLVEPACGASLAAVYSGILNDLQTQGKLGQVRSALIVVCGGSGVTLDALYKWKNEYEL; translated from the exons ATGGATGTCACTACAGTGAAGCATCTTCACATCGTGACTCCCACCATTCACAGCACACCACTGTCAAAACTCGCTGGGTTCCAGGTTTTTCTAAAACTAGAAAACCTTCAGGTGCCAGGCAGCTTCAAGATCCGGGGAATCGGTAACCTCTGTCAAAAG GCTGCAGAGAAGGGTTGTAAGAAAATTGTATGTGCTTCAGGGGGAAATGGGGGCCTAGCAGCAGCATATGCTGCCAGGTGTCTACACATTCCATCTACCATTGTTCTGCCTACAACCACACCAGAATTTGTGGCTGAAAAACTCAGGGATCAG GAGGCTACAGTTGTGGTACACGGCAGTGTTTGGGATGAGGCAAACCAGCATGCTCTGAAACTTACTAACGACCCGG ATTGTGTGTATGTTCATCCATTCGATCATCCAGATGTCTG GGAAGGACACGAGACGATGATTGTGGAGGCCCAAGAGCAGCTGCCTTCCCCCCCAGATGTGGTTGTGGCCTCAGTCGGAGGGGGAGGACTACTGTGTGGAGTTATACAGGGCATGCAGAAAGTGGGATGGGGTCATATTCCAGTCGTTGCCATGGAAACTGTAGGGGCAGACTGCCTCAATGTGTCATTGAGAGAGGACAAAATTACCACTATACCAGCCATTACAAG TATAGCCAAATGTCTGGGTGCCCTCACGCCATGCACACAGGTGTTCAGTTTGTGCAAGAAGTATAAAGTAATATCTCAGCTGTGTACGGATAAACAAGCTGTGGAGGCTTGTCTGAAGTATGCCG ATGATCACCGACAGTTGGTGGAACCTGCATGTGGAGCCAGCTTAGCGGCTGTATATAGCGGTATACTAAATGACCTACAAACTCAGGGAAAATTGGGTCAAGTTAGATCCGCCCTCATTGTTGTATGTGGTGGTAGTGGAGTGACACTAGATGCTCTCtataaatggaaaaatgaatATGAACTTtga
- the LOC125650509 gene encoding CD151 antigen-like: protein MGCGSAIGKAFLVTVNTIFTILGLVLLIIGCIVKFNKELVTKYADELFKVIKLESANLNLDELLSSSAVVFIIVGVVILIVGVLGCLGACCGWRAFLVIYAIIVFLVLIAEIAGVVLAAFMKKDVEKVVKDGLKKSITEFYKGDEFQEPVTLAWNSIFIEFDCCGVDNYMDFDNATNWNKTFKGQPLNLVTPVSCCNTITGEFPALNYPTSTNCATNPQDADSNWKKGCYSAIEDFINKYSNIFIGIGAVVAVFEILCIVFAICVCRSVEEGEKMV, encoded by the exons ATGGGTTGTGGATCCGCAATTGGaaaagcatttcttgtgacagtGAATACTATATTCACG ATTCTAGGCCTTGTGTTGCTGATCATAGGATGCATAGTCAAATTCAATAAAGAGCTTGTGACGAAATATGCCGACGAActtttcaaggtcataaagCTTGAATCCGCGAACCTTAATCTTGACGAACTTCTGTCATCATCAGCCGTCGTCTTCATCATCGTAGGTGTCGTCATTCTCATCGTTGGAGTCCTTGGATGTCTTGGAGCCTGCTGCGGATGGAGAGCATTCCTTGTCATC tatGCTATCATCGTGTTCCTGGTTCTTATTGCTGAAATTGCCGGAGTAGTGCTGGCGGCTTTCATGAAAAAGGAC GTTGAAAAAGTAGTGAAGGACGGTTTAAAGAAATCAAttactgaattttataaagGTGATGAGTTTCAGGAGCCTGTTACGCTAGCCTGGAATAGCATATTTATTGAG TTTGATTGTTGTGGAGTGGATAATTACATGGACTTTGACAACGCCACCAACTGGAATAAAACATTCAAAGGACAACCTTTAAATCTTGTGACTCCCGTTAGCTGTTGTAACACAATTACAGGCGAATTTCCAGCCCTAAACTACCCCACCAGTACAAACTGTGCTACAAACCCACAAGATGCTGATAGCAACTGGAAAAAG GGATGTTATTCAGCCATTGAAGACTTCATTAACAAGTACAGCAACATATTCATAGGCATTGGAGCCGTGGTAGCTGTATTTGAG ATTCTGTGTATTGTTTTCGCCATCTGCGTGTGTAGGAGTGTGGAGGAAGGAGAGAAAATGGTGTAG